ggacatccaagtcttgtaatatTATGAGCCCATGGTCATGTTGAGATATTTTATGTTATGGATTTATTTGTTGTAACCCttaggtctaggtgcatgctaggggagagtgggcttccaagtgagtgatcaGGATTGCAAGGGGGTAGACTGCCAGGTCATCCGAGGTCTAGATCGTTGGGAAATCTCATTGGGAGTTTGacattgtaatcaagtgataaattaatataataattcttGGGTTTGGGTAGCATAGTTCATTTTAATAAGATGAGAAATGGTCGGCGGCCCCTATGCCTTGCCCAGTGGTGTTGATctgggataggattgggaaggccttggcaaCCCAAGTAAGCTAATATGCCTTTCCCCattaaggttgagatggctccacatgtgcatCTAAAATGGTCAGGACATGTACCCAGGTTCCCATTTGTCGCATGTGTTGACACTCttctccctacatgtaggtcctagtgcaTTGAGCCTTGTTGATGTGTCACCTCTAGAGGTTTGTGTTGGAGTTTCTTATTGGATTTTATGAGTTTGCATTCCTGTTTCttgtgtttgtttgtgtttctcTTCCATTGGTAGTTAGGAGTCAGCCTTGATCTAgagtcatctcctagcatggggggtggttccttatggttccacatggtcgggtggttagatgccttcttccattgggatgttcttcattggattctcttgcatggatgtggatttttTATCTCATCAGCTATGGATGGATGTTTGTAGCAGACTGATGTATATGATTGTATGGAATTTGTATATATTGGATTCATGATGTAATTTTAATGTAATGAGAGCTATGTTCCTTATTATAAAAAGGATATTGTATTCATGTAAATGGTAGATTGTATATTAGGAGAACTTAGTGATGTATCACTTGACATTGATTTATTAATGAAGTAATGGTTATGAAATTAAGGTTATGTATTTGGTATCATGTGATAAGCTATGTTGGAATtagattatgatgttagaaatgaaTAGATGATTCTGGATTAGGAATATtaggtattggtgttttaaaatgaacttaaaggGGATGGTTAATATTCATGTTGTAGGATGGTGAATGAGTATGTATGCATGGAAATAATAGATAATATTAGAATTAGTAGTGCATAGGAGCATGCTAGAAATGTGTTATCATGTTTATGATGTTGTACTATATTATTTATGGTTTATttagtaatggcgttgagataccctagggaatgcttAGATGTGTTGTGTTTATTTCCACTTTCGTAGCATTCTTGTATAAATATGTTCATGATGGCATAAGATATTATTTGGTTAATGAATGTTCATTGCCCATGAGTTTTTATTTGTGTTAGTTGCATTAGTAtatgtttttaaataaaaattatctctatttgcatgttagtgtatttctctagggtattttcgCAGGCATTACAAAAAGAAAATTACAATAAATCCAAGTCAAGCATGTCCCCTTAGGTGGAATAGTAATAAAAATGCATGTAGTTCTCATTATTTCTTTTAAATGTAATGATAAAAAATTGAATAGTATTTAAGAAGTAATAATTAACAAAGTATCTTTTGCTGGATAGCATGTTTTTTTCCCTTTGGTTTAGGGGTATCTAGTTGTCTTTTGTTCTCTAGTGATTGGAACTACCATGTCTTTTATTTTTCTAGGAGCCATTCTAAAACCTAGCCCTAGTGGTTTGGGGATCATATTAATCACCTTGGGGTGGTTTTTTCTAAATCTAGATTTTTTATGTATACCCATGTTTTCTTGTTCCAGAGGAAGGTTAAGGGATCCATTTTAAAACCCTAGCTATTGTTGTTGAAGGAGTCTAGTTTTTGTTGTACCTATTTCTTGACTCCTATGCCTCTCTCTCTTCTATTTCAGTCTCAGCCCCTTTGGGTTTCCTTGGTTCGGTCGATTGAGGTGGCTccttcttctattgaggtggagatggttTGTTCCGGGGTTGGATTTTCTTCTATAGAGGTGAAGACGAGTGTTGTGTCTAGTTACAGAAGCTGTAGGTGGTTTTTGGCAAATCAACTATCAGGTTGTGGGAACCTTGGAAAACCATCGTTCAAGATTATGGAAGCTTGGAAAATCCCTATTGCTAGTTCTAGGAGCTCGATTACTGGTTGTGGGAACTTGTCAAAACCCATCAAGGTTGGGGGAGCTTGGTAAAACCCCATGTCTTTTGTTTCTACTGAGGATGGACTGGATGTTGAAAGTTTTCTTGGTCCCGATTTGGCCAGTTCTTGTTTTTGGTTAGGACCACACTTTTGTGGTGGTTTGGAGAAGTTATTTCAGGTGATGTGAGCTGGGGAAAACCCTTATTgctcaggttgtgggagccttgtaaaacccactaaTCAGGATATGGGTGCCTAGTTTCATCTTTTTTTTCTATTggaggttaagggagccttgttaAAACCCTTGCAGTTCCTCTTTCAGCCTAGTTTCATTGTTACTTCTTTGTTGTTAAGTTGATTTGTGGTTGCTAGTTGTCTTTGTTGTATTTTTAGCAGCTACCTATTTTGGCTTCCAGATCCTGGTTAAATccgagggttttgggtccctttaaaacctattgtatggggttttgggtcccctcaaaacctatttatcctaataaaaaacaaattacCTGTTGCAAATAGTCTCTACCCTAAGCCTAACTTGCCATCTCCCATCaatttctcattatcattgaatAAATTTAAAAGTGAGACATAAAATGCGTGTATCATGGCATTCTACCTACTGGAAATgaaagatagataaaatttgactTTAGAGTTACTCATGTTAACATACATACTGAATATAATAGTTATAATAAAAGTCCTATGGGTGGAATTCTTAGAATAGATAGAGGAGTAATATTGAAGTGACCAAAAATCTATGAAgtcacatatatttaaaaatacctCCCCATTCTCATGAATATGGTTCCTACACTAATGGTTCAAATTATACCCTAACATtgattccaatattttcttagggACATGATATGAACCTATTAATATATGCAACAATGCATTCATATAACCATGCTACAATACGTTCACAAAGGAGATTGGGTTCTTAGTGCAAACCATACTATCATTAGAAGGTAGTGACCCTTCTAATATGTCTAGAGGCTCCATAGTTCCACTCAAATCTTTTGTTAGAAgttcctagctataggtgcaaatcaTTGACACCCAATCAAGCAATGGTCAAAGAAAATATATTTCTACACCTTTGACTTATACACTTCTTATTATATCATGCTTCTCAAGAGAGAGAATTTCTATCCTATACATCAAACTAATAGAAATACAACTGATAAGAttcataaccattaatgatttTATTCCATTCAATTATTTAAAGCCTTTATAAATTTAAAAGACAAATAAATTCTTATTCTAATTTTTTTAACTAATTAATAAAATCATAACTTATAATTCTATATTGATATATTAACTATACCTTAAATTACAATcactaattatataaataaataataccaATATATCTaatgacaaataaataaatttatttgtaaTCATATCTTTTCAGTATATCATTTTTATGAACCTTGTTAAAAATGTCATATTAGATTTGATGACTTGAAGATACACACATACAAAATAAGATCTTCgacaaataaaataattgaatttttgTGCATACTTTTGATGTGATGCTCTCCATAATGTGTGCTGATTTCTACAAGATTCATGTGGCCTGCATCTACAATAAAAGCTATCACTGTATAATGTGACCCTCTTACACTGGGTACAAAAGTCTTTCGAAGATGACAGCATTCCTAACATTCAAGCAGTTTTATCTCTTTTACTACAATACCAAATGACAATTTAAAAAAACTCTCATATTCGAGGTAGTGCTTTTTGTCGTCTTATTCCAGCAGAAAATTGTACTGTAACCATCGAATTGTGTGAATGGGGATTTAAAAAGATGCTGTACTAGAAGGttacataaatttataaaattgaTATCTTAATTTTGTGTTTATTAATGTCTTAAAAATTTAGAATTTTATATATATGACTTTTAGTATTATATATTTGTAAtggtaaaatatttatatttttttttatttagtagTTATTTTGAGAGAGTATCTTTTATAGTAATAATATGATAAATAGTACAATTTGATAGAAGATGGGTTTATTCTCCTAATTTTCATATATCCATTTTCACATACTTCTACTTGATATTCATATCTTATTGATTATTGTAGGTACTCTCAGGCATTATATATTTATTGTTGCTTCTCTATTCATATAGACATTAGGATTTGAGATTGAGCTTATAAGAGGCTCTAAATTCCTATTGTCAAAATTTAAAATTACTCAACTCTCACCTGTTTCACTATCAGTTGAGCTAAGTAATCAAACCTTTATAGGGATTTTTACCATGTCTTAGTTTTTAAAAACATTCAATTGCAATCTCATATCATCTTCATAAATCAAAGAATCCATAATCAAAATTCAAATATCATGTATATATAAGAACTAAGCAGATCATGGACACCATCATAACTTTAGTTCTTTGTATAACTATAAAATCATCCTTTTCTAAGGGATGAACTACTAGATAGTCTTAAAAAGAATTATTAAATATTACTAAGCTTAAGATCATAGTAGATATTAGAAAACAATGTTTATAAGAATTCAAACATGTAGTTTGAACTAGATCATTTCCACAAGTGAATAGACATATTGATACAAGCTAATCATCTTGAATCAATAAGTTTTGATTTAGATAGTGAAATGGATATTACATAAAATATGAAGTAAAATTAGATAACGAGAACATGTTTTTTTAATATAAAGACAATGAAATAGGGGAAAAGATAGGTCAAAAGTGGACTTTTCCATTTTTCTTGCAGTATGGTAAACTAAAATTAGGTGAGTAATACAGAAtgttaacattaaaaaaaattaaaaattgaaaatacaataaatATGTTCATATTTGTCATATTAAGAACCTAGGTGTTTGGACAAAGTTGTGGAACCAGTTGAACCACAAGAGGCAAGCAATCAGATGCCCAACAAATTAAAGTGGCCGTGAACCTGTACTTTCATAGTGTTGGACAAACTGGATGATTTGCTTAGAAATGGGGGCCAAGCACACGAATCGATGCGTGCTGATTGAAATGCTGAGCTTAGGGTTGGCTGTAGCATTCACCTTAATCATTGCCATCGCAGTACCCATTGAGGAAACCTCACATTCTCCTCATACCCTGGGTTTCCATCGCCCTACCATGAATGGAACATTTTCTTTCGAGAAACACCACACGCTATTCGACCAAGGCGATGAAGATGTTTCTGAGAAGAGGGACGTTGAAGCCCTTCTCTCCTTCCGAAGTAGCATTACAGCCGACCCCATGGACTCACTTTCCAGTTGGACTTCTATCAATTCAGGAAAGATATGCTCGTGGAATGGTGTTTGGTGCAGAAAGAATACCCATAGAGTAGTGGCCATCATTCTTCCTCTATTGGAGTTGGAAGGTACAATTTCTCCCTCAATAGTAGCCCTCTCCTTACTGCGCACATTGAATCTCTCTGCTAATTATTTCACTGGAAGGATTCCACCTCAATTTGGGCAACTCAAAGCATTGAGAGTACTCGACCTCAATACAAATCAACTGATAGGTTCCATCCCTCCATCTCTTGCTAATTGCACGCACCTTCAATCGATCAGACTTTCACAAAATTACTTGACTGGGAGCATATCTCAAGAATTTGGTGGCTTGGGCAACTTACACCATCTCCGCTTGTCTTACAATGGACTGGTTGGAAGAATTCCGGATTCTCTGGGGAACTGTACATCACTCCTTGATTTGGAACTTGGACACAACAATCTCACAGGTTCGATTGCTTATGCTTTGGAGTTGATATAAGGTGTTGTATTGTTAATTTGAAGACAACTTGCTAACCAGTACCATCGCTTCTCATTGTAATCGCTCTAAGTAAACTATTTGTAAtttttctcatattgttttgacAGCTGGCATTCCGTCTGAACTGGGGAGGTTGAAGAGATTGGTATCCCTTGACCTGCAGTCGAACAGGTTGGAGTCTCAAATACCAGCAGAAATAGGTAACTGCAGCGCTCTTGAATTGCTTGATGTTGAAAAGAACAATATCCGTGGACCATTGCCCTTGAGTATTGGGATGCTTCCTCTCTCCCACTTTTCTTTATTAGGAAACCAGTTTGAAGGCACACTGCCAGAAGCTGTCTTCAATATAACCAAATTGACCTCCTTAAATTTTGGCATGAACGAATTCAGTGGAACCATTCCCCAAGCCATTGGAAAGCTGACAGAATTGACCTCTTTAAATCTCGGTACAAATAGGTTAACAGGTCTGCTGCCTGAAAGCATAACAAATTTGAGCAAGCTTGAAGTTCTTTTCCTGGACACTAACAATCTGACTGGAGAAATTCCCAAGGGCGCCGGAGAGCTGCAATGTTTGCAAAAATTAATTCTACTTTCAAACAATTTGACAGGAGGCATTCCCGCTGAACTGGGGAGGTTGAAGAAGTTGCAGTATCTCTGGCTGCAGTATAACAGGTTGAAATCTCAAATCCCTGCAGAAATAGGAAATTGTAGTAATCTTAAGAGTTTTGATTTGGGACACAACAATATCCGTGCACCATTGCCCTTGAGTATTGGGATTCTTCCTCTCTCCAAATTTTCTTTATTAGGAAACCAATTTGAAGGCACACTACCAGAAGCCTTCTTCAATATGACCCAGTTGACCCACTTAAATATTGGTGGAAACAAGTACAATGGAACCATTCCCCAGGCCATTGGGAAGCTGAAAGAGTTGACCTTTTTAAATCTCGGTACAAATAGGTTAACTGGTCTGCTACCTGAAGGAATATCGAATTTGAGCAAGCTTGAATATCTTTTTCTTGACACTAACAATCTGACAGGAGAAATTCCCAAGGGCATAGGAAAACTGCAATCTTTGAAGactttgtttttattttcaaaCAATTTAAGTGGACCAATACCGCGAAGTATTGCGCAACTCAGAAATCTTAGTCGGTTTGCCATCTACAAAAACAAAATTTCTGGGTCTATTCCAGACAGTATCGGCAGTTTGGTTTCACTTCAGGCGCTGGATGTATCTGATAATCAGCTCACAGGTCAAATTCCGGAATCAATATTCAACTGCAAGTATATGACCGATTTGGTATTGGCCGACAATTTTTTGACCGGAAGAATTCCAACAACATTGATCAACTTCACAGCCTTGAAAACCCTAAAACTGTCCAGCAACTCATTCTATGGGGATCTGCATCTAAATTTTCCTTTATCTACTGAAGTTATTTCAGCTCATTCTAATAATTTCTCTGGTACTCTGCCTGCTTCCTTGGTCAATTGTACGAAACTTAAGCTTGTGGATTTAAGCAGGAATCAATTCACAGGTAAGTTTCCCTCAGGTCTCCTTGCAAATTGTCAAGAGTTGAGAGTCTTAAGTCTGGGCTCCAATAATCTTGAAGGTAGAGTACCCCTGTGGATAACAAACCTCACTAGTTTGCAGGTGTTAGATTTATCCAATAATCAATTCAGCGGAAGAATTCCCTCTCTTCTGCATGGCCTCAagggatttcaaatttcaaaatcttCTCAGCTGACAGGTAACA
This genomic stretch from Cryptomeria japonica chromosome 8, Sugi_1.0, whole genome shotgun sequence harbors:
- the LOC131043888 gene encoding LRR receptor-like serine/threonine-protein kinase FLS2, encoding MGAKHTNRCVLIEMLSLGLAVAFTLIIAIAVPIEETSHSPHTLGFHRPTMNGTFSFEKHHTLFDQGDEDVSEKRDVEALLSFRSSITADPMDSLSSWTSINSGKICSWNGVWCRKNTHRVVAIILPLLELEGTISPSIVALSLLRTLNLSANYFTGRIPPQFGQLKALRVLDLNTNQLIGSIPPSLANCTHLQSIRLSQNYLTGSISQEFGGLGNLHHLRLSYNGLVGRIPDSLGNCTSLLDLELGHNNLTAGIPSELGRLKRLVSLDLQSNRLESQIPAEIGNCSALELLDVEKNNIRGPLPLSIGMLPLSHFSLLGNQFEGTLPEAVFNITKLTSLNFGMNEFSGTIPQAIGKLTELTSLNLGTNRLTGLLPESITNLSKLEVLFLDTNNLTGEIPKGAGELQCLQKLILLSNNLTGGIPAELGRLKKLQYLWLQYNRLKSQIPAEIGNCSNLKSFDLGHNNIRAPLPLSIGILPLSKFSLLGNQFEGTLPEAFFNMTQLTHLNIGGNKYNGTIPQAIGKLKELTFLNLGTNRLTGLLPEGISNLSKLEYLFLDTNNLTGEIPKGIGKLQSLKTLFLFSNNLSGPIPRSIAQLRNLSRFAIYKNKISGSIPDSIGSLVSLQALDVSDNQLTGQIPESIFNCKYMTDLVLADNFLTGRIPTTLINFTALKTLKLSSNSFYGDLHLNFPLSTEVISAHSNNFSGTLPASLVNCTKLKLVDLSRNQFTGKFPSGLLANCQELRVLSLGSNNLEGRVPLWITNLTSLQVLDLSNNQFSGRIPSLLHGLKGFQISKSSQLTGNTLYEEVPLIVKGIEYTISYVLAANIILDLSCNNLSGEIPQSIGNLSSLRLLNLSGNHLEGVIPASLGQILSLEQLDFSRNSLRGEIPEELSNLSFLAYFNVSFNILCGRIPGGTQFSGFDERSYWENPPCLCDNTNRFPFRKCIKNVTLVSPSQNGEKSVWSRVDEHVSLIGLGLGLGIGFGGTMSLIVWWRELGRCMRFLKRRGFYRVPDSQCFSWSLNYRPRFSFHPSAPASTS